The Candidatus Kryptobacter tengchongensis genome contains a region encoding:
- a CDS encoding hydrogenase maturation protein HypF → MLKAKKIYIEGIVQGVGFRPFIFKLANEFNLKGYIYNDTNGVYIEVEGEENAIDEFIKAIPVKAPPLSLIEKIISEPTDVKGYSEFFIEKSKSGEEKFVLISPDVSTCNDCLNELFDPNDRRFRYPFINCTNCGPRFTIIIDVPYDRPKTTMSVFKMCDECEREYHDPSNRRFHAQPNACPVCGPRIKLLDRNLNEINCDDAIRETAKLLKDGFIVAIKGLGGYHLACNALDNGVVAELRKRKMRIEKPFAIMIPDVKWLDEICVYNETELKLLTSIQRPIVLMRKRKDCPIAYEVAPRNSYLGVMLPYTPLHYLILREVDIPLVMTSGNLTEEPIAYKDDDAFERLKNIADFFLIHNREIHIRCDDSVATVITGKPVMIRRSRGYVPYPVKIPFEAKEHILAVGGHLKNTFCFLKGNYAFLSHHIGDLENWATLKSLIEGVEHFKKLFDLNPKVLAYDMHPEYLSTKYALELDIPIKIPVQHHHAHIVSCMTENNLSEPVIGVAFDGTGFGIDGKIWGGEFFITELSKFERVAHFEYIPLPGGEISIKEPWRMAVSYLYHTFGNDLLNIEIPFIKDLTTEKINKVKILLQIIDRKINSPFTSAVGRLFDAVSALCYVRLTVNYEAQAAMEFQMLADENEKGFYDFEVIADSKPWKISFKPGLIQIVNDILNKVPISKISGKFHNTIANIICEISNRIRMETGLDKVVLSGGVFQNALLVEKAVLKLYELGFKVYTHSKVPPNDGGLSLGQAVIALFKSFHPLTI, encoded by the coding sequence ATGTTAAAAGCTAAAAAAATTTACATTGAAGGAATTGTTCAAGGCGTTGGGTTTAGACCTTTTATTTTTAAACTTGCGAATGAATTTAACTTGAAAGGTTATATTTACAATGATACGAATGGGGTTTACATTGAAGTTGAAGGAGAGGAAAACGCAATAGATGAGTTCATAAAAGCGATCCCTGTTAAAGCGCCCCCTCTTTCTCTTATTGAGAAAATTATTTCTGAACCGACAGATGTAAAAGGATATAGCGAATTTTTCATTGAAAAAAGTAAAAGTGGAGAAGAAAAGTTCGTTCTTATTTCTCCAGATGTTTCAACTTGTAATGATTGTCTTAATGAACTTTTTGATCCAAACGATAGACGTTTCAGATATCCATTTATAAACTGCACAAATTGTGGTCCAAGATTTACAATTATAATTGATGTCCCATACGATAGACCAAAGACGACGATGTCTGTATTTAAAATGTGCGATGAATGTGAGCGGGAATATCATGATCCCTCAAACCGAAGATTTCACGCTCAACCAAACGCTTGTCCAGTTTGTGGTCCGAGAATTAAACTTCTTGACAGGAATTTAAATGAGATAAATTGTGACGATGCCATAAGAGAGACAGCAAAACTTTTGAAGGATGGTTTTATAGTTGCCATAAAGGGTCTTGGAGGATACCATCTTGCTTGTAATGCTTTGGATAATGGAGTTGTTGCCGAATTGAGAAAAAGAAAAATGAGGATTGAAAAACCATTTGCGATCATGATCCCCGATGTTAAATGGCTTGATGAAATTTGTGTGTATAATGAAACCGAGTTAAAACTTCTAACCTCAATTCAACGCCCGATTGTTTTGATGAGAAAAAGAAAAGATTGCCCAATTGCTTATGAAGTTGCACCTCGTAATTCTTATCTTGGGGTTATGTTGCCATATACCCCACTTCACTATCTTATTTTGAGGGAAGTTGATATCCCTCTTGTGATGACAAGCGGAAACTTAACGGAAGAACCGATTGCTTACAAAGATGATGACGCTTTTGAAAGATTAAAAAATATCGCTGATTTTTTCCTTATTCATAATCGTGAAATTCATATCCGTTGCGATGATTCGGTTGCAACTGTAATTACTGGAAAACCAGTAATGATAAGACGCTCTCGTGGCTATGTGCCTTATCCTGTTAAGATACCATTTGAAGCAAAAGAGCATATCCTCGCCGTTGGCGGACATCTTAAAAACACTTTTTGTTTTTTAAAGGGGAATTATGCTTTTTTAAGCCATCATATAGGCGATCTTGAAAACTGGGCAACTTTAAAATCTTTGATTGAAGGGGTGGAACATTTTAAAAAACTCTTTGACTTAAATCCAAAGGTTCTTGCTTATGATATGCATCCAGAGTATCTTTCAACAAAATATGCTCTTGAACTTGATATCCCAATAAAAATACCTGTCCAGCATCACCATGCTCATATTGTCAGCTGTATGACAGAGAATAATTTATCCGAGCCGGTAATTGGTGTTGCCTTTGACGGAACTGGGTTTGGAATAGATGGTAAAATTTGGGGTGGTGAGTTTTTTATAACTGAACTATCAAAATTTGAACGAGTAGCCCACTTTGAATATATCCCGTTGCCCGGTGGTGAAATCTCAATAAAAGAACCTTGGAGAATGGCTGTGTCTTATCTTTATCATACTTTTGGAAATGATCTCCTTAACATTGAAATTCCGTTTATCAAAGATCTAACAACCGAAAAAATAAACAAGGTTAAAATCCTTCTTCAAATCATAGATAGAAAAATTAATTCACCGTTTACATCGGCAGTTGGCAGATTATTTGATGCTGTTTCAGCTCTTTGCTATGTCAGGTTAACTGTTAATTATGAAGCTCAAGCAGCGATGGAGTTTCAAATGCTTGCGGATGAAAATGAGAAAGGATTTTATGACTTTGAAGTCATCGCTGATTCAAAACCATGGAAGATAAGCTTTAAGCCGGGGCTCATTCAAATTGTCAACGATATTTTAAATAAGGTCCCGATCTCAAAAATTTCAGGCAAGTTTCATAACACAATTGCAAATATAATTTGTGAAATCTCAAACAGGATAAGAATGGAAACAGGGTTAGATAAGGTTGTTTTAAGTGGTGGGGTCTTTCAAAATGCTTTACTTGTGGAGAAAGCGGTTTTAAAACTTTACGAACTCGGCTTTAAAGTTTATACTCATTCAAAAGTTCCACCGAACGATGGCGGGTTATCGCTTGGGCAAGCTGTCATCGCTTTGTTTAAATCTTTCCACCCCTTAACCATCTGA
- a CDS encoding Cytochrome C oxidase, cbb3-type, subunit III, which yields MKRNLWLLIVFPAVMLIILWFVITSPNHTPVWKGREIALKYGCFNCHGFEGYGNVKNPGYRYSEVPSWQGETAMMFILNEEELKEWILYGKPRRLKDVNYGGVIKMPAYENIISENELKNLISYLKAVMGLIKIDNDTAKAGYEVAKKSGCFGCHGPYGMGGMPNKGSFKGYIPGWDGEDFKLLVENEDELKEWILYGEINRLEKNIIAGKFLRRQVVKMPAYKDILSKDEINYLVSYIRWLRGGKI from the coding sequence ATGAAACGAAATCTTTGGCTGTTAATTGTATTTCCTGCTGTAATGTTGATCATCTTATGGTTTGTCATAACTTCACCTAATCATACGCCGGTATGGAAAGGTAGAGAAATCGCTCTCAAATATGGATGTTTTAACTGTCATGGTTTTGAAGGATATGGAAATGTTAAAAACCCGGGATATCGGTATAGCGAAGTCCCTTCATGGCAGGGTGAAACAGCAATGATGTTTATTTTGAATGAAGAAGAATTAAAAGAATGGATTCTCTACGGGAAACCAAGAAGGTTGAAGGATGTTAATTATGGTGGAGTGATAAAAATGCCTGCTTATGAAAACATCATATCTGAAAATGAACTTAAAAATTTAATATCCTACCTTAAAGCAGTTATGGGTTTAATCAAAATAGACAACGACACTGCAAAAGCTGGATATGAGGTAGCGAAAAAATCAGGTTGTTTCGGCTGTCATGGTCCTTATGGCATGGGAGGGATGCCAAATAAAGGCTCATTTAAGGGTTACATTCCCGGATGGGATGGTGAAGATTTTAAACTTCTTGTTGAGAACGAGGATGAATTGAAAGAGTGGATACTGTATGGAGAAATTAACCGACTTGAAAAAAACATCATTGCTGGAAAATTTTTGAGAAGACAAGTTGTGAAAATGCCTGCTTATAAAGATATTCTAAGCAAGGACGAGATAAATTATCTGGTTTCATACATCAGATGGTTAAGGGGTGGAAAGATTTAA
- a CDS encoding Por secretion system C-terminal sorting domain-containing protein has translation MLQFKIFILLALTLNSIIFSQIKFWDVPLNSTDNVLILTLENLDKTVSENLNVEFASYPSWVKVKNRINFVSKIDPGDSVNLIFKFDVDKNAPPDSVGELLFKLKNNKYSYVKIIRIKILPPQSFKLYQNYPNPFNLTTRIGFEIPEKSHIRIIIYDQLGRVVKKLVDKDMSAGYFEVEWDGRNDRGVYVSSGIYFYCIFTEKWSDFKKMILLK, from the coding sequence ATGCTTCAATTTAAAATTTTTATACTGCTCGCTTTAACTTTGAACTCAATCATATTTTCACAGATAAAGTTCTGGGATGTCCCCCTTAATTCTACTGACAATGTTTTAATTTTAACTTTGGAAAACTTAGACAAGACGGTATCGGAGAATTTAAATGTAGAATTTGCAAGTTATCCAAGCTGGGTTAAGGTTAAAAACAGGATAAATTTTGTTAGTAAGATTGATCCAGGGGATTCGGTTAATTTAATATTTAAATTTGATGTTGATAAAAACGCCCCACCTGATAGTGTCGGAGAGTTGCTCTTTAAATTAAAAAACAACAAATACTCTTATGTGAAGATTATAAGAATAAAAATCCTCCCACCCCAAAGTTTCAAATTATATCAAAACTATCCTAATCCTTTCAATCTAACAACAAGGATAGGATTTGAAATTCCTGAGAAGAGCCATATTAGAATAATTATTTATGATCAGCTTGGCAGAGTTGTAAAAAAATTGGTTGATAAAGATATGTCAGCTGGATATTTTGAAGTTGAATGGGATGGAAGAAACGATAGGGGAGTTTATGTAAGCTCCGGGATTTACTTTTATTGCATCTTTACAGAAAAGTGGAGCGATTTTAAAAAAATGATTCTATTAAAATAA
- a CDS encoding alanyl-tRNA synthetase — translation MTQKLYYNNSYTTQFKSKVIDVKKYNGKIALILDKTYFYPTSGGQEHDTGFINSARVVDVIELDNGEILHVIDGDVPSGDVECKIDWDRRFSNMQQHTGQHILSRAFEILLNAETISSRLGDDIGTIDLDIETLSYDKVHEVENLANQIIWENRDVKIHYVDDTEISKFPLRKQPKVSGTIRIVEVRDFDFSPCGGTHVSRTGEIGLVKVKRWERVKGGLTRVDFVCGVRALRDYQVKNKVSNELVSLLSVRDFELSEQVSKLLDAQREKQRLINFLTEKLIEFEAEKLFQNAEKTGDLNFINVSFENRSIEELKVLARKLIQYPKVITILGSKSNGANFIMARSSDVEIDLKAVLNEILNLTGVRGGGKSDFVQFGGAVEKFEEMFKISVDKLKTKVS, via the coding sequence ATGACTCAAAAACTTTACTACAACAATAGTTATACCACGCAATTTAAATCAAAAGTTATAGATGTTAAAAAATACAACGGTAAAATTGCACTCATACTTGATAAAACTTACTTTTATCCAACCTCTGGAGGACAAGAACATGATACTGGGTTCATTAACAGTGCAAGGGTCGTTGATGTTATTGAGTTGGATAATGGTGAAATTTTACATGTAATTGATGGAGATGTACCGTCTGGCGATGTTGAATGTAAAATTGATTGGGATAGAAGATTTTCAAACATGCAGCAACATACGGGTCAGCATATACTTTCAAGAGCATTTGAAATTTTGTTGAACGCTGAAACCATCTCCTCACGGCTTGGTGATGATATCGGAACAATTGACCTTGATATTGAAACTTTATCTTACGATAAAGTTCATGAAGTTGAAAATCTTGCCAATCAAATCATCTGGGAAAATAGAGATGTTAAAATCCACTATGTTGATGATACCGAAATTTCAAAGTTTCCCCTGCGGAAACAACCGAAGGTATCTGGAACAATCAGAATAGTAGAGGTGAGAGATTTTGATTTTTCCCCTTGTGGTGGAACACATGTCTCAAGGACGGGGGAAATAGGTCTTGTGAAAGTTAAGAGATGGGAGAGGGTTAAAGGTGGATTAACAAGGGTTGATTTCGTTTGTGGTGTTAGAGCCTTAAGAGATTATCAGGTGAAAAATAAAGTCTCAAACGAACTTGTTTCTCTTTTGAGTGTTCGGGATTTTGAACTATCTGAACAGGTGAGCAAACTTCTTGATGCCCAGAGAGAAAAGCAAAGATTAATAAATTTTCTCACGGAAAAATTGATTGAGTTTGAGGCTGAAAAACTTTTTCAGAACGCTGAGAAAACTGGAGACCTTAATTTCATCAATGTAAGTTTTGAGAATAGAAGTATTGAAGAGTTGAAAGTTCTCGCACGGAAGTTAATTCAATATCCCAAAGTTATTACAATTCTTGGCTCAAAGTCAAACGGGGCAAACTTTATAATGGCAAGGTCAAGTGATGTTGAGATTGATTTGAAAGCAGTTTTAAATGAGATTTTAAATTTAACAGGTGTCAGGGGTGGGGGTAAAAGCGATTTTGTTCAATTTGGCGGAGCAGTTGAGAAATTTGAAGAAATGTTCAAAATCAGCGTTGATAAATTAAAAACAAAAGTTTCTTGA
- a CDS encoding acylphosphatase, whose product MPSDYVCAHIIVKGLVQGVGFRWFVQKHANHLGLNGWVRNLSNGDVEIEVEGERSLVEELIKLVKVGPRYAQVEDVQITWKPYEAKYKSFEIKGWF is encoded by the coding sequence ATGCCCAGCGATTATGTCTGCGCACATATAATTGTTAAGGGGCTTGTGCAAGGGGTTGGATTTCGCTGGTTTGTCCAAAAACATGCAAATCATCTTGGGTTAAACGGTTGGGTCAGAAATTTAAGCAACGGTGATGTTGAAATTGAAGTTGAAGGGGAACGCTCGCTTGTGGAAGAACTAATAAAACTTGTAAAAGTTGGACCAAGATACGCACAAGTTGAAGATGTCCAAATAACTTGGAAACCTTATGAAGCAAAATATAAATCATTTGAAATAAAAGGATGGTTTTAA
- a CDS encoding 2-C-methyl-D-erythritol 2,4-cyclodiphosphate synthase — MRIGIGYDIHPLVEGRKLYIGGVEIPSDRGSLGHSDGDVLIHAICDAILGAIKAGNIGELFPDTDEKYKDARSEIFLKKVKEILDEKRFEIVNIDSVIILEKVKLAPFVQEIVEKLSSILEVSPDKISVKPKRNEKFDATGKGDAVACFAVVLLKSKEKPDGDEANP, encoded by the coding sequence TTGAGAATTGGAATCGGATATGACATACATCCACTCGTTGAAGGGAGGAAACTTTACATTGGTGGAGTTGAAATACCATCTGATAGAGGTTCGCTTGGGCATTCGGATGGAGATGTGTTAATTCACGCAATATGTGATGCCATTCTTGGGGCTATCAAGGCTGGTAACATTGGGGAGTTGTTCCCCGACACCGATGAAAAATATAAAGACGCAAGAAGCGAGATTTTCCTTAAAAAGGTAAAAGAGATCCTTGACGAGAAGAGGTTTGAGATAGTTAACATTGATTCAGTTATAATACTTGAGAAGGTTAAACTTGCTCCATTTGTTCAAGAGATAGTAGAAAAATTAAGTTCAATTCTTGAAGTTTCTCCTGATAAAATTTCCGTGAAGCCGAAAAGAAATGAAAAATTTGATGCAACTGGGAAGGGAGATGCCGTCGCTTGTTTTGCTGTTGTTCTATTAAAATCAAAAGAGAAACCTGATGGAGACGAAGCAAATCCTTGA
- a CDS encoding membrane protein DedA, SNARE-associated domain, with the protein METKQILEFILSIDNLWIYLVVFFFAYIENVFPPSPSDVIVVFCASLSGLGKTDFTLTLISAVFGSTLGFTTMYFIGDKFGDEIIEKGKIKFIKPDEIKKVEILFSKYGYLLIVVNRFLAGTRAFVAFFAGLGEYDLKKSILLSFISASLWYLILVTGGKILGENWHLIADVISGYSKVVTVILTLGLIIWVLRKILRNKKGKS; encoded by the coding sequence ATGGAGACGAAGCAAATCCTTGAATTTATTTTAAGTATTGATAACCTTTGGATTTATCTCGTTGTTTTTTTCTTTGCATATATTGAGAATGTCTTCCCGCCTTCACCAAGCGATGTCATTGTTGTTTTCTGCGCTTCTTTATCTGGGCTTGGGAAAACTGATTTTACGCTTACGCTTATTTCAGCTGTTTTTGGAAGCACCCTTGGCTTTACCACAATGTATTTCATTGGGGATAAATTTGGGGATGAGATAATTGAAAAGGGTAAGATTAAATTCATAAAGCCAGACGAGATAAAAAAAGTTGAAATCCTCTTTTCAAAATATGGATATCTTCTCATCGTTGTAAATAGATTTCTTGCTGGGACAAGGGCTTTTGTTGCTTTTTTTGCTGGACTTGGGGAATATGATTTGAAAAAATCAATCTTGCTTTCCTTCATCAGCGCTTCGCTTTGGTATTTAATACTTGTGACGGGTGGCAAAATTCTTGGCGAAAATTGGCATTTGATAGCGGATGTGATCTCTGGTTATAGCAAAGTTGTAACTGTGATACTTACGCTTGGATTGATTATTTGGGTTTTGAGGAAAATTTTAAGAAATAAAAAAGGAAAATCTTGA
- a CDS encoding undecaprenyl-diphosphatase, with product MIQELFQIDKEIFYFLNHKIANPIFDFLMPFVTKDVNLRVFLFLIWLGFVIFGGKRGRIIAILLIPAIAISDQLSSHIIKPIVGRIRPCHELDNVRLLVGCGSGFSFPSSHAVNSFTVATLISKFYKKYAIYLFSLAFLISFSRVYVGVHYPFDVLAGMMLGVVVGFAIVYSWLYINELVKNKFGKKVEEENLQ from the coding sequence TTGATTCAGGAACTTTTTCAAATTGACAAGGAGATTTTTTATTTTTTAAACCACAAAATAGCAAATCCCATCTTTGATTTTTTAATGCCGTTTGTGACAAAGGATGTGAATTTGAGGGTTTTTCTTTTTTTAATCTGGCTTGGGTTTGTGATATTTGGCGGAAAAAGGGGAAGGATAATTGCAATTCTTTTAATCCCAGCGATTGCGATAAGCGATCAATTGAGCAGTCATATCATAAAACCTATTGTAGGCAGAATAAGACCATGCCATGAACTTGACAATGTAAGACTGCTCGTTGGGTGTGGGAGTGGTTTCTCTTTTCCGTCAAGTCATGCGGTGAATAGTTTTACCGTTGCAACTTTAATATCCAAATTTTATAAAAAATATGCGATATATCTTTTTTCACTTGCTTTTCTGATCTCGTTTTCAAGAGTCTATGTTGGAGTTCATTATCCATTTGATGTTCTGGCTGGGATGATGCTTGGCGTAGTTGTTGGGTTTGCGATTGTTTATTCATGGTTATACATCAATGAACTTGTGAAAAACAAATTTGGAAAGAAAGTTGAAGAGGAAAATCTTCAATGA
- a CDS encoding apolipoprotein N-acyltransferase gives MKRKIFNERFLLAFVSGVLLSLSFPPLKTGFFATIGFVPLLFLIDRLENYKQLFRYSYIAFFFFNLFTLYWVGGWSKEADPFLMVGCVLLILVHPILFFLPMWFYMFIKKNYGGKLHLFIFPFAFTLFEYFRSTTELAFPWLTIGNTQTYFLEKIQFIEFTGIYGLSFLILTVNVIFYLALKEIFREKNFLSKSALRYFIVGVLIYIVPDVYGVYVLKSSDEDSFKEMKVGLIQPDINPWLKWEGTLAEQLELYMGMTKDLIHREPDVELVVYPETAITYYFLLSPYRYHFNWFKSQIDSLNVAILTGFPDARFYDDPSQAPPSSHIIKDTGQRYDAYNAMGLFLPGSDKIQKYAKMILVPFGERLPYADVFHFLIEPLQWGVGISNWAKGKDTTVFEMKRRNGEIVKFSGGVCYESIYPSLIREFVKRGAQFLVVITNDSWYGNTSGPYQHFQYSILRAVENRRSIVRCANGGISGFIDPYGRVQRKTRFHEKTQIADVIRLNDEKTFYTKYGDIIVHISGFAVVLAFLFTMFKKFKTKRGFTK, from the coding sequence TTGAAGAGGAAAATCTTCAATGAAAGATTTCTTCTTGCATTTGTCAGCGGAGTTTTGCTTTCTTTATCGTTTCCACCGTTAAAGACTGGATTTTTTGCAACTATTGGGTTTGTTCCGCTTCTTTTTTTGATTGACAGGCTTGAAAATTACAAACAACTTTTTCGGTATTCTTACATAGCATTTTTCTTTTTCAATCTTTTCACACTTTACTGGGTCGGTGGTTGGTCAAAAGAAGCAGATCCTTTCTTGATGGTTGGTTGCGTCCTTCTAATTCTGGTTCATCCAATTCTTTTCTTCTTGCCGATGTGGTTTTACATGTTCATTAAAAAAAATTACGGCGGAAAACTTCATCTTTTCATCTTCCCATTCGCTTTTACACTTTTTGAATATTTTCGTTCCACGACAGAACTTGCATTCCCGTGGCTTACGATTGGCAACACACAAACATATTTTCTTGAGAAGATTCAATTCATTGAATTCACAGGGATTTATGGTTTATCATTTCTTATTCTTACCGTGAATGTTATTTTTTATCTTGCTCTTAAGGAGATCTTCAGAGAAAAAAATTTTCTTTCAAAATCCGCATTGCGATATTTTATAGTTGGAGTTTTGATTTACATCGTTCCAGATGTTTATGGGGTTTATGTCCTTAAAAGTTCTGATGAGGATTCTTTTAAAGAAATGAAGGTTGGTTTGATTCAGCCTGACATAAATCCATGGCTCAAATGGGAGGGGACGCTTGCTGAACAACTTGAACTTTACATGGGTATGACGAAAGATTTAATACACAGAGAACCAGATGTTGAACTTGTGGTTTATCCAGAAACTGCGATAACTTATTATTTTCTTCTTTCGCCATATCGTTATCATTTTAATTGGTTTAAAAGTCAGATTGATAGTTTGAATGTGGCTATTTTGACGGGTTTCCCAGATGCGAGATTTTATGATGATCCATCTCAAGCGCCACCAAGCAGTCATATTATAAAGGATACGGGGCAAAGGTATGATGCTTACAATGCGATGGGTTTATTTTTGCCGGGCTCGGATAAAATTCAGAAATATGCAAAGATGATACTTGTCCCGTTTGGAGAACGTTTGCCTTATGCGGATGTATTTCACTTTTTGATTGAGCCATTGCAATGGGGCGTTGGAATAAGCAACTGGGCAAAGGGGAAAGATACAACTGTGTTTGAGATGAAAAGAAGAAACGGTGAAATTGTGAAATTTTCTGGTGGGGTTTGCTATGAATCAATCTATCCGTCGCTGATTCGTGAATTTGTCAAAAGGGGCGCTCAATTTCTTGTTGTGATTACAAACGATAGCTGGTATGGGAATACATCTGGACCGTATCAGCATTTTCAATATTCAATCTTGCGAGCTGTTGAAAATAGGAGAAGCATAGTAAGATGTGCAAATGGTGGGATTTCGGGTTTCATTGACCCATATGGCAGGGTTCAGAGGAAAACAAGATTTCATGAGAAAACACAGATAGCGGATGTAATAAGGTTAAACGATGAAAAAACTTTTTACACTAAATACGGGGATATTATAGTTCATATTTCCGGCTTTGCTGTTGTGCTTGCTTTTCTATTTACAATGTTCAAAAAATTTAAAACAAAGAGAGGATTTACAAAATGA